GTTAAATCTATGTGTAGTGCCACATTCAATTGGAAAATTGAAACATTTAAGATATCTTGATCtttctgaaaataaaaatattgtatttcTCCCTAATTCCATTAGCGAGCTGCTAAAATTGCTTACACTAAAACTCAAGGAgtgtaacaccccataatttgATACCAATTAAATGACTATACGTTAATTTTTAGTGGAGGCCTATAATTAAAATggattaaataaatttgggcctaatgtattaaaaaaaaaaagataaatactATGGAATAGAAAGCCCAAGTAAAGTGGCATAAGTAAATACATGGGACTTGAAAACCCTAGCCTTTTTCCTCTTAAGATACACGTGTATTTACTgatggtgcctccttttgcttCAGCCGCTTCACACTTCTGAACCTTGCTTTGCTTCACTGTGGCTGTGAGTGGAGACTAAAGGTATGACTCTCTTCTACTCTAAACTTGGGAAAATTGTGATACTCAATGGCTAGCTTTTCTTCCCAATCTTATAGGAAAAATCTGTTAGTGGCGTAcctaatagaaaaaaaaaataataataataaaaatagggGCTGTTGTTATGGATCTAAGGAAACGATTATGTTGATAAGAAAAGGGTTTCTGTGAACATTATATGACCGCTTATGGCATCACTAAATGTCACCACCCATCCCCATGTATCTTCACGTTGTCCTTGTTCAATACGTGTCCAGCAACTTCCTTGTGTTTTGGTGGCATCAAGGGAATACTAGGCAATTGGATGGATAGATTAAGGTATATATTAGGTTGATCACATGTCCATCTTTCTGCTGCACTAAAGTTTCATGCATAGATTATATTAATGGAAAAGGGCCGGCTGCATTATGTTATTTGATACCTACCTCTACCTCTAGTGATACTAAATTATCATCTCTAAGCCACTAAGTATGCAGCtactttttaagcccaaaaatcCGATTGTGTAGAGCCAAAAGATATGATTATGCAGCGGTAATTGTAGGTCCAAAAATCTTATCAAAGCTGGAAGTAAATTGGatagttaagtgattaaatggtgaattttgggatatattaatattgtttagGATAAAACTGTTTAAGagtgaaaatagatttttaagtggaaaatttgtgtattgatgaacctatttttggtgttgctaggttctaattctactgaattgttgtgattcaagggaggttgatttcttttatttttgcaactaagaggtaagtggtgtttactaaatttgggggttttcccaaaacagtgttaattattaaactattttatatgaaagaatatgttgatattctatatataaatgaatattttacaaatgtttgatgtgcacattggctatttgttttatgaaaaacttgtgggacaacctaattttatttaaacttgtatgtgtgaatatgtctttatattttgagaagtatgaatggattattttgtgagcatattgaatatgttttgaaaacctatggcaagtcgtgattagaagctcagtatgatatttagtccttagcaagggacaatcatgctgcagctagtccttagcaagggacggtcccaaaaggggacagtgcacatttgatagctccttagcaagggagcatactattgaggatccaaaaggaagctccttagcaagggagtgtacctttaggttccaaaggagccatCCTTGAGAAATGAGATGAAAGGAGGTTCCAGTCCCAAAAAGGGGACAGCACAACCCTGTCAACGGGGCGTAAACGTTGACCACGAGAAAAGCCTAGGGAGTTGTTTATGTGATGGTATccatatatttattatgatggctcacaatataaagatattattttcttttacatgaatTAGTTGATGACAAAATATTGGTGAGTTATAAGTTGTGAATctgttgaaagaattatttatttgaaaggtttgttcccacaccttaatgttagtgaattccacttattgagttatctcaccccccTTTATTTCCCATTACAGATACATTAGGTGGATTActggagtagagattcttgggagacagatgttacaaactatttttgtggaattgaggattttattattattttatggcattaaactttgtattggagaattatttagaggatgttttgtatttggtgaattagagctctgacttttGTAATCAGTTTCAAGGTtgctagtttcttttatttaatatttttatggattattcagattaaatagacttttattgcCTATGATTTTGGGGCGTTACAAGGAGTGTCGCTCCCTTAAAGAGTTACCCCCTAGCCTTAAGAATTTGGTCAATCTCAAGCATTTAGACATTAGTGATTGCTACGAATTGACGCATATGCCCCTTGGACTTGTACATCTTATTTCTCTTGAGATGCTAACATAGTTCGTCATGAGGCAAGGGGGTTCCAAGGCTAGCTCGTATGGTTGGTATAAGAAAAAACAGGCTAAGTCTAGTGTTGGGCTAAGTGAATTGAAGGAGCTGAGCAATTTGGGAGGAAGtctattcattaaaaatttGGGACATGGAAAAGATGACATGGTGGAATGTAAAGCCACAAATATGAAGCAGAAACAACATCTTCAAGGGCTGCGATTATGGTGGGATAATGAGTGGGATGATGGAAAAACTGAATGTTATGATGACATGTCACTGGAAGGGCTCCAGCCACATCCAAATCGTAAAGGATTGCAATTGGAGTATTATATGGGTGTGAGAATTCCAAGTTGGATCTCTTCTATCACTAATCTTGTTCATTTTCATTTATCTTATAATAGGAGAATTCCAAGGTTTCTCATGACGGCTAGGGTTTTTTCTCTCAGCCGCGTGTAGAATATTGTCCCTAACCtagtttagggtttatgttCCCTTCACGTCTCCGGACTGATAGGACGGTGCGTTTAGTCGTTGTAGTGCTATTCTGAATCCTATTCTGCTTCGAACTATTAGCATGGCTGGTCTGGAAGATATGTGGGCACATTTCACTCTtacagaggaagaagaagggggTGCAGACATTCCGAACAAAGAGGATGTGGAGGTTCACCAGTTGGCAGGGAAGTTTTTTACGAAACGAACGCTAAATGTTGATGCAGTGGCTCGCACCTTCAAGCCACTGTGGAAACCGGCGGGTGAGTTAAAGATTCGTGACTCGGGTGATAATGTGTTGGTATTTGAGTTTGAAGATGTTTTGGACCTTGAACGAGTCCTCGAATACGAACCTTGGTCGTATGACAAAAGCTTAATAGCTTTCCAAAGGGTTCTTGACGTTGAACAGATACCCCATCTTAATTTCGGTCAGGTTACTTTCTGGGTGCAGTTGCACAATATTCCATTTAACAACCTATCCCAGGAAACCGGTGAAGCAGTAGGTAACTCAATTGGGATGGTGGTTCAAGTGGCTGACCCGGAAGACGACGGCGCGGGCGGCGAGTTCTTAAGAGTCCGAATAACCATGGATATTTCCAAGCCACTTCCGCGCTGCTCAAGACTTCGATCAGGGGGAAGACAGTTAGGGCTGGTGGGACTCAAATACGAACGCCTCCCTAACTTTTGTTATTGGTGCGGTCGTGTTACACATGGGGAGCGAGACTGTGAAGTTTGGTTGAGGGGAAGAGGGAAGTTGAGAAGAGAGGATCAACAATACGGCGAGTGGTTGAGAGCGGAACCGATTCGCCAAAGCAGAAAAACCGTGGCTGTTATCCCAGGCAATGCACTCAACCAGCCGCCATGGTGGAAGAAAAACCAATCAAGCAAAAGTAATGAAACCCCAGCTCCACGTCGAGATGATGTACACCATGATGCACAGTCTGCTATGGAGGCCGAGCATTACATGGATAACTTTGTGGCTTTCAAGAAAGGCAATACTGGAGTGGGCAGTGAGCATGATGAAGGACAACGTTGTGATGCCGCTAATGGGCCATGTCTGAAACAAACCAATCCGAGCCATGCAGTGAGATTGGATGAAGATGTTGTTGGTTTGTCTATCCAAGAAAACTGCATTCCATCCGACAGGGGTAGGGCCGAGTGCTCACCACGTAAAGCCTCACTCCCCCTTAGTTCGAGAACTAATCCAATTCCATTGCAAGATTGCACAAACAGTGTTACCAACTCTAATCCACAAGTATCCATTCGAACCTGGAAGAAGTTGGCCCGTGAACCAGGTAATCCAATTCCAATCTCTTCTCCTATGGTTATTGATAGAAGACCTAGCATTGAACTAGTTGATATGAGGGGAGggaaaaaattatgtttggCAGAATGTAAcaatcttgaaaaagaaaacttgaagGTGGTGGCTGGTTCCCAGCACCACCGGGCCCAATGAGTTGCCTTAGCTGGAACTGTCGTAGGCTTGGGAACCCACAGACAGAAGATGAACTAGTTACGTTGGTACGTAACAAAGATCCCAAGCTGATTTTCTTAATGGAAACCAAGGTTGAGAAATCAGTTTTAGTACGAATTGGTAGAAAGATACATTATGCTAATCTTTTTGAGGTTCCACGCCATAACACTGGGGGTGGTCTTGCTTTGTTTTGGACTGCTGATTCTAATGTGGATGTTCAATCTTTTTCagaaaatcatattgatgcCATTATTGACCATGGAGTTGATGACGCCTGGCGGTTCACTGGTTTCTACGGAGACCCTGAGACCGCCAGCCGGGAAAACTCCTGGTCCATGCTCAGAACTTTGAGTACACGGTTCACTCTCCCTTGGTTGTGTattggtgattttaatgaaatcttATATGCAGATGAGAAACAGGGTTGGCTTGATAGACCGGAGAGGCAAATGCAGGGTTTTCGTGATGCTCTTGATTTTTGCAGGTTGaaggatttggggtttaatgGCTTCCCATTCACATGGTGTAACAGGCGCCCAGGAAATCAAAATGTTTGGATCCGATTGGATAGAGGGGTTGCTACCGTTGACTGGATTCTGAAATTCCCTACCTCCAGAATTCACCATTTGGATGCTTTTCATTCTGATCACAAGCCTATACTCCTAAGCCCAGATCTTGAACAAAACCGGTTTTATAAAAAAGGACGTCCTTTCCGGTTTGAAGCCATGTGGTTAAGGGACAAGTCCTGTGAAGAGGTAATTCGAGATTCCTGGGGAGTTGGGATGGTACAAGCCACGGCATGGGGTTTCAATAGCAAAATTTCTGCCTGCCAAACAAATCTTAGAGAGTGGAATAAAAAGACTTTCGGCCATGTTCGACATTctctaaagaaaaaattggCGGAGTTGAAGTCGGAGGAGGAGAGTGGAGGGTACAGTAACAATCCTTTTCGGATTCAGGAGTTACGAGACGAAATCCAACAGTTACAAGCACGAGAGGAGTGTATGTGGAAGCAAAGATCTAGAAACAGATGGCTTAAGGAAGGGGACAAGAACACAAGATATTTTCACTGTAGAGCAAATCAAAGGAATAGGAGGAATTTGATTACAGGATTGGAAGATGACAATGGAATTTGGGTAGAGGATGAGGTCGGCTTGGGGAAGGTGGTGGAGGGCTATTTCGATCAAATTTTCACCAGTTCAAATCCGCATGGTTTTGACACTATCTTGTGTGGTATTCAAAGTGTTGTTGGGATGGATTCGACTGAGCAGTTAGAGGGTGATTTCCAAGCTAGTGAAGTCAAAGAAGCTCTCAATCAAATGGCCCCCCTCACAGCCCCTGGTCCTGATGGTATGTCCCCTGTATTCTATAAGTCTTTCTGGCACATTGTAGGGGAAGACGTGACTGCAGTGGTACTCCGAGCCTTAAACTCAGGTATTGTTCCAGAATCCATAAATACTACTTTCATCACCCTCAttcccaaaattaaaaaccccAAGAAAGTTTCAGACTTTAGGCCAATAAGTTTGTGTAATGTCATTTATAAACTTATTGCTAAAGTGGTGGCTAACCGTTTGAAAAAGTTTCTAGCTATTTCTGTGCCAGATTCGCAGAGTGCTTTCCTTTCAGGTCGGTTGATATCTGATAACATTCTTGTGGCTTTTGAGACGCTTcattttttgaagagaaaaacacGAGGCAAAATGGGTTTTATGGCTCTAAAGCTTGATATGAGTAAAGCTTATGACAGGGTGAAGTGGAGTTTTGTGGAGGCAATAATGCAACATTTGGGGCTTGGGGAGAGGATGAGAAGAATAATTATGTCTTGCATGAAGTCAGTGTCGTACTCAATTCTTCTCAATGGGCAGCCAGTTGGAAACATTAAACCCTCTAGGGGGCTCCGCCAAGGTGATCCTTTGTCACCGTATCTGTTCCTATTGTGTGCCATGGGTCTACAACGCTTATTGAAAAAGGCAGAGTTGGAAGGTAAGATAAAGGGGGTGGCTATTAGTAGATATGGTCCTCGAGTCTCACACTTATTCTTTGCTGATGATAGTGTCCTTTTTTGTCGTGCTACTGAGGCTGAGTGTCAGAGGGTCTTGGATATCTTGGCTATGTACGAAAGGGGAACaggtcaaaaaattaataaagagaagACTAATATTTTCTTCAGCTCCAATACCCTACAACAAACCCAATCTCGCATCCAACATTTGTTGGGAGTCCCAGCAATCAgacaatatgaaaaatatttgggtttGCCAGCACTAGTGGGGAGAGCGAAAAAAAGGAGTTTTATCTATCTCAAGGAAAGGGTGTGGAAGAAATTACAGGGGTGGAAAGAAAAGCTGTTGTCCATTGTAGGTAGGGAAGTTCTCATTAAAGCTGTCATTCAAGCCATACCAACGTACACTATGGGTTGTTTCAAGCTACCCAAAGGGTTGATCAAAGAGTTAGAAGTCCTTATtaggaagttttggtggggctATAATGATGATTCAAGGAAGGTGCATTGGGTTAGTTGGGAGAGGTTATGTGAGGCAAAAGAAGTGGGTGGAATGGGTTTCAAAGAAATTGAGAAGTTCAATGACGCCCTCCTTGCTAAGCAAGTATGGCGGATGATGCAAAACCCGGAGTCCCTTTGCTTTAGGGTCTTCAAAGCCCGTTTCTTCCCAAATTGCTCTATCCTTGATGCCAAGGAGTCCAATACCGGATCCTATGCATGGAAGAGCATTCTTGGTGCTCGGGATGTTATTAGAAAGGGTATGATGTGGCGTATTGGGAATGGTCAATCTGTTCGAATAAAGGAAGACAAGTGGCTCCCGGTAAAACCAAGTAGAGTAATCCTCTCCCCTCTCCCCTCAGTTATGGCGGAAACTAAGGTGAGCTCTCTTATCAATCCAGAGCTGGGTGTGTGGAAATCTGAGGAGATTAACCGGGTTTTTCTACCTCATGAAGCTTCTTTGGTATTGGGGATTCCACTTAGCCACAGAAAACCCCCTGACCGTGTGACTTGGTCATGCACTCCTTCAGGGGAGTATAGCACAAGCAGCGCCTATAAATTGCTAGCTGCCTCGGCTTCAACAGCCCATGCAAGTTCATCTAATCAGGCCTCTCAAAGAAGTTTTTGGAAAGGAATTTGGAAGCTGCAGGTGCCCAACAAGATTAAACACTTTGTTTGGAGAGTTTGTAACAATGCTCTGCCTACCAAGTGTAACCTGAAGCGGCGTCATATTACAGAGTCGGACTTGTGCGAGTTGTGCAAAGATACCCCGGAAGATGCCCTTCATGCACTGTGCTTTTGCAGCCACGTAGCCCCTGTGTGGCAACCTTTCCACTGGTTCCAAACCTTGATATCTCCCCCTCCCCTTAATTTCTGTGATTTACTTAACAAGCTTTTGCAGGTTCGGGATGATCTCAGAACAGAGTTGTTCGCAACAATTGCTTGGTGCTTGTGGAACAGACGAAATGCTCTTCATTTTGGTCGCCCAGCTAATCCCATGGCGAATATCAGTTCCGTTGCTAGCGCACTCGTACAGGAATTCATTGCTAGCCAGATTCCAGAAATCCCTATCCATCAACCTTCTGCTCAGCATCAATGGCGCCCTCCAGAACCAGATGCAGTCAAAGTGAACTTCGATGTGGCTCTCTTCAAGCGGACGAACTCAGCTGGTATTGGCATCATCGCACGTGATTGGAGAGGAGGTTCCCTTGCTGCCTTGTCCATGCCTATTCCGCTATCTTCATCAGTTGCTGATATGGAAGCGCTGGCCTGTCTCAGAGCGGTCCAATTAGCAGCAGAGTTGGAGTTTCAATGCGTAATCTTTGAAGGTGACTCGGCCACAGTCATTTCTGCAGTAAACCAGGGGTCTTCACTACTATCTTCCTTTGGAAATATTGTTGACGATATTCGGTATTTACTTCCTAGTTTTTCTTCAGCTACTTTTAGTCATGTCAACCGCACTGGTAATTTAGTTGCGGATGCTCTCGCAAAAAAGGCTTCTTCCAACGTTGGTAGCCAAGTTTGGATGAATGCTTTACCTTCAGACATTGCCGGTTTGGTAGACTTTGATGTtcattagttttattttcaGTTCAATAAAGTCCCAGACTTGaggtctggtttctcaaaaaaaaaaaaaaaaaaaaactcccttttCTCAAGTCTATTAGGCTTTACGGATTGGATGCACTTGAATACATTTCTAATGAAGAGAGTGTGAGTAACGTGTTGGgtgcttcctcttcttcttcttcaaaaacaccattCTTCCCATCCTTATCTTCTCTATATATAGGGGGATGCCTAAAACTGAAGGGATGGTGGAGGaattcagatgatgatgatgatgatgataatgagcCACACCATCTCTTACTTCCATCATTTCCTCCTTCTCTTTCGACATTAAAAATCATCAATTGCCCTAACCTAACTTCCATGCCCTTGATTCCCGATCTCACCTCTTTGAAAGTGCCATATATTCTTGGTTGTCCCCTATTACGGCCATGAAGGAAACAGTGAAGATTGTCCaacaagaaaaaacaatttattcAGGTATGCATCTATCCATCTATCTTTTATAAtcccaaattcaaaatcaacTACTGGtctttttagggtttttatattttgaacaacTTCTAAAACTattcaacttcattcttttcaatcttttttctttttcttatctatAAACTGTTaattgaacaagaaaaaaaattaggataatGTAATCCatcccttttaaaaaaatatatatttcttttaattctaataatttatatattggtACCTAAGAGCATGTTGATAATATGATGTGTGTATGGTTGCTTCCTAATTATTGCAGAGTCTGAGTTAGAATCAGAGTGGGTTTGTTCACAAAGTTATTTGTGTACGTTTTTAGACTCTTAAAAcgcaaccagattaacctagttaataagtcaagtgattacttagtcaaattatcaaatttaggtttacacacatatatcatattattgtaaaatgcgaaaaataaagaacacaacaatatgataacctaggaaaaccaaaccagtaaaaaatctagggaggatttaacctaactatcctcaaggtaaaactgaattcactatgaaagaattgaagttttcaCAATagggacttagaccactaatatcctattactacctcaagtaggaaacttactaccacgaccatgtgacagctccgagttcatggactacttctttcttggattctcagCAAGTACAAGTACTctcgcttgtgtatctttaagctcttgaatctaCAACTGAATTGATTAtcaagctctcgacatcaatcttgatatTGAAAATCCTAAGTGTACGTGAAGGCAAACATCTTTTGATCTCACAGAAAATTcacacacatagcataaagagcaacctcaaaatgtggctagggttttccccttttatacttaaaggcaaaacataaaaaccctacatgtcaaacgggcttgggctgagttgaaaattctgcagaaaaaacaatctgcacgactttcgatcgatcgagtctaattctcgatcgatcgagccaggcagatttacacagtaaattaATCCTGtagtaactcgattccaactttatatacaaacatatactttgagcaagtttaaacaagactaaaacattttaatcatgatttgccaacattacaaaatgaagttctaatacattagttcctaattccttagaacctaacaatttgaacaagaaaaattagGATAATGTAATCCATCCCTTTTTTCTTTCGTTCTTTTAATTCTaatgatttatatctttgtACCTAAGTGCATGGTTGCTTCTTAATTGTTGCAAAATCTGATTTAGAATCAGAATTAGCTTGTTTTGCAGGTATTTCATtggttcactctctttttttttttttttttttggtcatttgaaCTATTGatctataaaaaataactaatggTTTAATCACTGTTTTTTGATGGGATAATTGCTGAAtgaattctttcttttctcttttttattttattttattttatttttttgagttacaGCCTTTCCTTAATTTCCAAGTATTTCAAAACGAAAAATcctacacttaaaaaaaaaaaaaaaaaaaaaaaaaaaaaaaaaacttccttctcATTGTTGTCCTGCAACCTGCCAGAAATGGAAAAGTTCTAATTTTTCAATGCATAGTTGCACACTtcatgtccttttttttttggttcttgtgCTAGAACAAACGATTCATAACACTTCCATCATGCGTGTAAATAATACTGTGTATCCAAGTACTAGAAAAGGGTCTAATCTGTTTAGTCCTGTACAATTCATTGTTAgattggattgatttttttattatatatattacttccaataaaaattactaattaatttttttattacttgaaTACTAACTAAGACTTGAAGATCCCTCATTTTGCTTActtccccccctttttttgaataatatgTTGTTAATTACTAAGCTACACTCAAGTTTAAGAACTTTTGGTTTTTCAAGTGCTTGTTATTTTGTCACTTTCTCTGCCTCCTAAAGCCATAGTCCTTTTTGCATTTGGTTGTGAAGTCCCTGTAAACTTGAGGCTGTAGAACATTCTTcccatccttcttcttcttcttcaaaaacaccattCTTCCCATCCTTATCTTTTCTCACAATATATAAATGCCCAAAACTGAAGGGATGGGGGAGGAATtcaaatgatgatgataatgagtCACACCATCTCTTACTTCCATCATTTCCTCCTTCTCTTTCGACATTACAGATTTGGGATTGCCCTAACCTGACTTCCATGCCCCTGATTCCTGATATCACCTCTTTGAAAGTGCGGAGTATTGATGGTTGTCCCCTCTTATGGCTTCAAAGCAAACAGGGAAGATTGTCCCAAATAATCCAACAAGAAAAGCAATTATTCAGGTATGCATCTATCCATCTATCTTTTATGAtcccaaattcaaattcaactactggtttttttagggtttttatattttgaacaacTAAAACTATTCAGCTTCAttcttttcaatcttttttctttttcttgtctatAATCTGTTAAttgaacaacaaaaattagGATAATGTAATCcatccctttaaaaaaaaaaaaaaatcatttaattctAATAATTTATATCTTCGTAACTAAGAGCATGTTGATAATATGATGTGTGTATGGTTGCTTCTTAATTATTGCAGAGCTTGAGTTAGAATTAGAGTGGGTTTGTTCGCTTCCAATGGAGGACTTAATCTAACAACTAACATTGCAGGAATTATCTTATTTTGCAGGTATTTTCTTATCTcctaataatttaaatacttcCTATTAAATGTTAAACATTTTGAACAAAACCATAGGTgctttcaattttctttcttcttaactGTTTTTATATGTTAGATTTCTTGTGCAAAAACAAATGATTCATAACACTTCCATCATGTGTGTAAATAATACTGTGTATGCAAGTACTAGAGAAGGGTCTAATTTGTTTTCTCATGTACAATTCATTGTTAgattggattgatttttttattatatatattactgccaataaaaattactaatcaatttttttattacttgaaTACTAACTAAGACTTGAAGATCCCTCATTTTGCTTACTTTCCCCCCTTTTCTTGAGCAATAGGTTGTTAATTACTAAGTTACACTCAAGTTTAAGAACTTTTGGTTTTTCAAGTGCTTCTTATTTTGTCACTTTCTCTGCTTCCTGAAGCCATAGTCCTTGCTGCATTTGGTTGTGAAGTCCCTGTAAACTTGAGGCTGCAGAacatctgttttttttttaatcaatgggGTCCAAACAAACATGAGTAGGAGAGAATATTGGATTGAAGTTGGAA
This genomic stretch from Quercus robur chromosome 4, dhQueRobu3.1, whole genome shotgun sequence harbors:
- the LOC126722475 gene encoding uncharacterized protein LOC126722475, yielding MAGLEDMWAHFTLTEEEEGGADIPNKEDVEVHQLAGKFFTKRTLNVDAVARTFKPLWKPAGELKIRDSGDNVLVFEFEDVLDLERVLEYEPWSYDKSLIAFQRVLDVEQIPHLNFGQVTFWVQLHNIPFNNLSQETGEAVGNSIGMVVQVADPEDDGAGGEFLRVRITMDISKPLPRCSRLRSGGRQLGLVGLKYERLPNFCYWCGRVTHGERDCEVWLRGRGKLRREDQQYGEWLRAEPIRQSRKTVAVIPGNALNQPPWWKKNQSSKSNETPAPRRDDVHHDAQSAMEAEHYMDNFVAFKKGNTGVGSEHDEGQRCDAANGPCLKQTNPSHAVRLDEDVVGLSIQENCIPSDRGRAECSPRKASLPLSSRTNPIPLQDCTNSVTNSNPQVSIRTWKKLAREPGNPIPISSPMVIDRRPSIELVDMRGGKKLCLAECNNLEKENLKVVAGSQHHRAQ
- the LOC126722478 gene encoding uncharacterized protein LOC126722478 gives rise to the protein MSCLSWNCRRLGNPQTEDELVTLVRNKDPKLIFLMETKVEKSVLVRIGRKIHYANLFEVPRHNTGGGLALFWTADSNVDVQSFSENHIDAIIDHGVDDAWRFTGFYGDPETASRENSWSMLRTLSTRFTLPWLCIGDFNEILYADEKQGWLDRPERQMQGFRDALDFCRLKDLGFNGFPFTWCNRRPGNQNVWIRLDRGVATVDWILKFPTSRIHHLDAFHSDHKPILLSPDLEQNRFYKKGRPFRFEAMWLRDKSCEEVIRDSWGVGMVQATAWGFNSKISACQTNLREWNKKTFGHVRHSLKKKLAELKSEEESGGYSNNPFRIQELRDEIQQLQAREECMWKQRSRNRWLKEGDKNTRYFHCRANQRNRRNLITGLEDDNGIWVEDEVGLGKVVEGYFDQIFTSSNPHGFDTILCGIQSVVGMDSTEQLEGDFQASEVKEALNQMAPLTAPGPDGMSPVFYKSFWHIVGEDVTAVVLRALNSGIVPESINTTFITLIPKIKNPKKVSDFRPISLCNVIYKLIAKVVANRLKKFLAISVPDSQSAFLSGRLISDNILVAFETLHFLKRKTRGKMGFMALKLDMSKAYDRVKWSFVEAIMQHLGLGERMRRIIMSCMKSVSYSILLNGQPVGNIKPSRGLRQGDPLSPYLFLLCAMGLQRLLKKAELEGKIKGVAISRYGPRVSHLFFADDSVLFCRATEAECQRVLDILAMYERGTGQKINKEKTNIFFSSNTLQQTQSRIQHLLGVPAIRQYEKYLGLPALVGRAKKRSFIYLKERVWKKLQGWKEKLLSIVGREVLIKAVIQAIPTYTMGCFKLPKGLIKELEVLIRKFWWGYNDDSRKVHWVSWERLCEAKEVGGMGFKEIEKFNDALLAKQVWRMMQNPESLCFRVFKARFFPNCSILDAKESNTGSYAWKSILGARDVIRKGMMWRIGNGQSVRIKEDKWLPVKPSRVILSPLPSVMAETKVSSLINPELGVWKSEEINRVFLPHEASLVLGIPLSHRKPPDRVTWSCTPSGEYSTSSAYKLLAASASTAHASSSNQASQRSFWKGIWKLQVPNKIKHFVWRVCNNALPTKCNLKRRHITESDLCELCKDTPEDALHALCFCSHVAPVWQPFHWFQTLISPPPLNFCDLLNKLLQVRDDLRTELFATIAWCLWNRRNALHFGRPANPMANISSVASALVQEFIASQIPEIPIHQPSAQHQWRPPEPDAVKVNFDVALFKRTNSAGIGIIARDWRGGSLAALSMPIPLSSSVADMEALACLRAVQLAAELEFQCVIFEGDSATVISAVNQGSSLLSSFGNIVDDIRYLLPSFSSATFSHVNRTGNLVADALAKKASSNVGSQVWMNALPSDIAGLVDFDVH